One genomic window of Luteitalea pratensis includes the following:
- a CDS encoding serine hydrolase domain-containing protein — translation MRAVAAHVVDGHVSRGFEAVRDAFEANFDRHGEVGGACCAYYRGEKVVDLWGGVRNQVTDTPWERDTMVVVHSATKGLAAMTLAIAHSRGWLDYEERVATYWPEFAQQGKQTITVRQLLAHQAGLFAFDEPVDRDVVADLDRLAGVMARQKPAWEPGMRQAYHALTLGFYEGELMRRIDPRHRSLGQFFHDEVAAALGEDVHIGLPQDIPNSRLAVLAPPGRLALLWGFPLRLTLEALNPRSNIHRALMVNPGAAVYLDEPRVYARDLEVPSGNAVGSARGIARAYGVFASGGRELGLRQETLDLLAARAVPPGRGFHDECMKAEGLEFSLGFMKSCPAFPFGSASAYGAPGAGGAMGFADPETGIGYGYVTSQMGTTLTGDPRDVALRDALCASLRKQC, via the coding sequence CGATCGACACGGAGAGGTGGGCGGCGCGTGCTGCGCCTACTACCGTGGCGAGAAAGTCGTAGACCTATGGGGCGGTGTCCGGAACCAGGTGACCGATACGCCCTGGGAGCGGGACACGATGGTGGTGGTCCACTCGGCCACCAAGGGCCTGGCCGCGATGACCCTGGCGATCGCCCACTCGCGCGGGTGGCTGGACTACGAGGAGCGGGTGGCGACCTACTGGCCGGAATTCGCGCAGCAGGGCAAGCAGACGATCACCGTACGTCAACTGCTCGCGCACCAGGCCGGGCTGTTCGCCTTCGATGAGCCGGTCGACCGCGACGTCGTCGCGGACCTCGACCGGCTTGCCGGCGTGATGGCTCGCCAGAAGCCGGCATGGGAACCCGGGATGCGGCAGGCATATCACGCACTTACCCTCGGGTTCTACGAGGGGGAGCTGATGCGCCGCATCGATCCCAGGCACCGCTCCCTGGGACAATTCTTCCACGACGAGGTTGCCGCGGCGCTCGGCGAGGACGTCCATATCGGTCTGCCGCAGGACATTCCGAATTCTCGGCTCGCCGTCCTGGCCCCGCCCGGGCGCCTTGCCCTGCTCTGGGGGTTCCCGCTTCGGCTCACCCTCGAGGCCTTGAACCCGCGCTCAAACATTCATCGCGCCCTGATGGTGAATCCGGGCGCGGCAGTGTATCTCGACGAGCCGCGTGTCTATGCGCGCGACCTCGAAGTGCCGTCCGGCAACGCGGTGGGTAGCGCGCGCGGCATCGCGCGCGCCTACGGCGTGTTCGCCAGCGGCGGCCGCGAGCTGGGACTTCGGCAGGAAACGCTCGACCTGCTGGCGGCCCGGGCAGTTCCGCCCGGTCGCGGGTTCCATGACGAGTGCATGAAGGCCGAGGGCCTCGAGTTCTCGCTGGGCTTCATGAAGTCGTGCCCGGCCTTCCCGTTCGGCAGCGCCAGTGCCTATGGGGCGCCAGGCGCAGGCGGCGCGATGGGCTTTGCCGATCCCGAGACGGGCATCGGTTACGGCTACGTGACCAGCCAGATGGGAACGACACTGACTGGCGACCCGAGAGACGTCGCGCTCCGTGATGCACTCTGCGCCTCGCTCCGGAAGCAGTGCTGA